In Actinomadura citrea, a single window of DNA contains:
- a CDS encoding universal stress protein: MRPFEYGVDGPKVIVAGVDGSETSLRAGAYAWGLARRAGARLVVVHVAPVASMGSLTPGGAAALRETAEEISAQIRRELEAAAGREQVRYDLVTELGDAYTVLARVADESRADAVVVGASAQAGHRLIGSVAVRLVKAGRWPVTVVP; encoded by the coding sequence ATCGTGGCGGGGGTGGACGGCTCCGAGACGTCGCTGCGCGCCGGCGCCTACGCGTGGGGGCTCGCGCGCCGCGCGGGCGCCCGCCTCGTCGTCGTGCACGTCGCGCCGGTCGCCTCGATGGGCAGCCTCACCCCGGGCGGCGCCGCCGCGCTGCGCGAGACCGCCGAGGAGATCTCCGCGCAGATCCGCCGCGAGCTGGAGGCCGCCGCCGGGCGCGAGCAGGTCCGCTACGACCTCGTCACCGAGCTGGGCGACGCCTACACCGTCCTCGCCCGGGTCGCCGACGAGTCCCGCGCGGACGCCGTGGTCGTCGGCGCCTCGGCGCAGGCCGGGCACCGGCTGATCGGGTCCGTCGCCGTCCGGCTGGTGAAAGCGGGGCGGTGGCCGGTGACCGTCGTGCCCTGA